One window of the Solibacillus isronensis genome contains the following:
- a CDS encoding LysR family transcriptional regulator — protein sequence MTLQQLKYVIEVARSQSINKAAQRLFISQPSLSNALKELEEELGITIFLRSNKGIIITSEGSEFLGYARQVVEQAELLESRYTNTTSPQKFFGVSTQHYAFAVSAFVRLLKDYDIEKYEFSLRETKTYEIIEDVKNLRSEIGILYVNEFNKKVISKFLGEGNLQFHELFTAKPHIFISSANPLSKKEYVTLSDLDPYPYLSYEQGDYNSFYFSEEILSTLSRPKNIKVTDRATLFNLLIGLNGYTISTGVISHKLNSKDIIAVPLKVDEQIHVGYITHQNVTNSTMANTYIQYLKESVEQEIVQL from the coding sequence ATGACATTGCAGCAATTAAAATATGTAATCGAAGTAGCAAGGAGTCAATCGATTAATAAAGCGGCACAAAGACTATTTATTAGTCAGCCAAGCCTGTCCAATGCACTAAAAGAGCTGGAGGAAGAACTCGGAATCACGATTTTTCTGCGTTCGAACAAGGGGATTATCATTACTTCTGAAGGCTCGGAATTTTTAGGGTATGCCCGGCAAGTTGTTGAGCAGGCGGAACTTTTAGAAAGTCGCTATACGAATACAACGTCTCCGCAAAAGTTTTTTGGTGTATCTACCCAGCACTATGCATTTGCGGTAAGTGCGTTTGTCCGCTTATTAAAAGACTATGATATCGAAAAATACGAGTTCAGTTTACGAGAAACCAAAACCTATGAAATTATTGAAGATGTCAAAAACTTACGGAGCGAAATCGGCATTTTATATGTCAATGAATTCAATAAAAAAGTAATCAGCAAGTTTTTAGGAGAAGGCAATTTACAGTTTCATGAGCTATTTACAGCAAAGCCGCACATATTTATCAGCTCGGCAAATCCGCTATCCAAAAAAGAGTATGTCACTTTATCGGACCTGGATCCTTACCCATACCTTTCCTATGAACAGGGCGATTATAATTCGTTCTATTTCTCGGAGGAGATTTTAAGCACGCTTTCCAGACCGAAAAATATTAAGGTTACCGATCGTGCCACATTATTTAACTTACTGATCGGGTTAAATGGCTATACGATTTCCACAGGGGTAATCAGTCATAAATTAAACAGTAAAGACATTATAGCGGTTCCTTTAAAGGTGGACGAACAAATTCATGTAGGGTATATAACTCATCAAAATGTTACAAATAGTACAATGGCGAATACGTATATACAGTATTTAAAAGAATCTGTTGAACAAGAAATCGTCCAGTTATAG
- a CDS encoding class I adenylate-forming enzyme family protein — protein sequence MVQNQFSSVDMFITDYLKEQVEKTPEEIAVSFNNDEISYEAFYRNVERVAAFVQSKGMKKGDIVASMLLNSDLFMAVYYGVQLAGCTLLPINTKLAPDELTYIFNHSEAKGLIYDERLEGSLQQVDYGFEWTKTRDELRAELNIDRKPQPVENKANDTTLVLYTSGTTGRPKGVMLTHRNVISAVQQWSECIGYEKTDRVYISIPLFHCAGLHVIAVSTIYCGATLVIDEMFIPDLTIPTILEKKITVFSGVPTMYALLLSKFDFANQAFPNVRKMVYGSAPMPYEIIKNLKEAFPKVEFHNLYGQTESSPGATELSDEAVLTKVGSVGKALPKTELKIVDADGLELPVGEIGEICIKGEQIMKGYLKNEDETMQVIKNGWLYSGDLGRLDEDGYLYIVDRKKDLIIRGGENIYPIEVENVLYQLPQVIDAAVIGIPDPIYGEIPKAIVVLVEEDAVTEQEIIDYARSKLAKYKVPHVVEIVKEMPRNPSGKILKHVLRAKEKEDIKS from the coding sequence ATGGTTCAAAATCAGTTTAGTAGCGTAGACATGTTCATCACGGATTATTTGAAAGAGCAAGTTGAGAAAACACCTGAAGAAATTGCGGTGTCATTTAATAACGATGAAATTTCGTATGAGGCTTTTTATAGAAATGTTGAGCGTGTTGCAGCATTCGTACAAAGTAAAGGCATGAAAAAAGGGGATATTGTCGCCTCTATGCTGCTAAACTCCGATTTGTTTATGGCGGTGTATTATGGAGTTCAGCTTGCGGGATGTACATTACTTCCGATTAATACGAAGCTGGCACCAGATGAACTAACGTATATTTTCAATCATTCAGAAGCAAAAGGTTTAATTTATGATGAGCGTCTTGAAGGATCGCTGCAGCAGGTGGATTATGGATTTGAATGGACCAAAACACGGGATGAGCTTCGAGCGGAACTGAATATTGACAGAAAGCCTCAGCCGGTTGAAAACAAAGCGAACGATACGACATTGGTGCTTTATACGTCTGGTACAACAGGACGTCCAAAAGGTGTCATGCTAACGCACCGTAATGTCATCAGTGCTGTACAACAATGGTCTGAATGTATCGGCTATGAAAAGACAGACCGCGTCTACATTTCGATTCCATTATTCCATTGTGCTGGCTTGCATGTAATCGCCGTATCAACGATTTATTGTGGTGCGACATTAGTAATCGATGAAATGTTTATACCGGATCTTACTATTCCTACTATTCTCGAGAAAAAAATTACGGTATTTTCAGGGGTTCCAACGATGTATGCGCTGTTATTAAGTAAATTTGATTTTGCGAATCAGGCATTCCCGAATGTACGGAAAATGGTATACGGTTCGGCACCGATGCCATATGAAATTATTAAAAATCTTAAAGAGGCGTTTCCGAAAGTCGAGTTCCATAATTTATATGGTCAAACCGAAAGCAGCCCTGGTGCAACGGAATTATCTGATGAAGCGGTACTCACTAAAGTAGGCTCAGTCGGTAAAGCGTTGCCGAAGACAGAGTTGAAAATTGTAGATGCGGACGGTTTAGAACTGCCTGTTGGGGAAATCGGCGAGATTTGCATTAAAGGTGAGCAAATTATGAAGGGCTATTTAAAAAATGAAGATGAAACGATGCAAGTAATTAAAAACGGCTGGCTATATTCCGGTGATTTAGGCCGTCTGGATGAGGATGGTTATTTATATATTGTGGACCGTAAGAAAGATTTAATTATCCGCGGCGGTGAAAACATTTATCCGATCGAGGTCGAAAATGTTTTGTATCAGCTCCCGCAAGTAATCGATGCGGCGGTCATTGGCATACCGGACCCGATTTATGGTGAAATTCCTAAAGCCATTGTTGTTCTAGTTGAGGAAGACGCGGTTACAGAACAGGAAATCATTGATTATGCACGAAGTAAATTAGCAAAATATAAGGTGCCGCATGTTGTGGAAATTGTAAAAGAGATGCCGCGCAACCCATCAGGGAAAATTTTAAAACATGTTTTAAGAGCGAAAGAAAAGGAAGATATTAAGAGTTAA
- a CDS encoding excinuclease, with amino-acid sequence MNTRMNTRYKITRHDQEGNPTLSLQECQNFFASKPDFEYRDYYSVTQDGVNMKINGYFFIWQLEELEIPFRFYENELYVAVSHPAVMEKTKEVARGLEANYIEG; translated from the coding sequence ATGAATACACGAATGAATACAAGATATAAAATTACACGTCATGACCAGGAAGGGAATCCAACGCTCAGCTTGCAGGAATGCCAAAACTTCTTTGCGTCAAAGCCGGATTTTGAATATAGAGATTACTACAGTGTCACACAGGACGGCGTTAATATGAAAATTAACGGCTACTTCTTTATATGGCAATTAGAAGAGCTGGAAATACCGTTCCGTTTTTACGAGAACGAGCTGTATGTTGCGGTGTCACACCCTGCAGTAATGGAGAAAACAAAGGAAGTAGCGCGCGGCTTGGAAGCGAATTATATTGAGGGATAA
- a CDS encoding response regulator encodes MEIWLLEDDFRIAAIHADYIKAVQPDAQVQQFLTGALLKEALLHKTPPHVLLMDLYIPDVTGYELVAYVRTHFPNIRIIMVTAATERAHVEALYTYGVFDYIVKPFDEARLQKSFQQFHLMQAAFHKKTHFSQQDLDTLFYRKNHSTTAEKALPKGIDTFTLEQVIHLFKEQKYTKLTATQLSEVIGTSRSTARRYLEYLVEMNILETKLLYGTVGRPERNYVLRETYEQN; translated from the coding sequence ATGGAAATTTGGTTACTGGAAGACGATTTTCGCATTGCGGCGATTCATGCCGACTATATTAAAGCGGTTCAGCCGGATGCACAAGTGCAGCAATTTCTAACGGGGGCCTTATTAAAGGAAGCACTCCTGCATAAAACACCACCGCACGTTCTGTTGATGGATTTATATATTCCGGATGTTACAGGCTATGAACTCGTTGCGTATGTAAGGACACATTTTCCGAATATCCGGATCATCATGGTGACGGCAGCAACCGAGCGTGCGCATGTGGAAGCATTGTATACATATGGTGTATTTGATTATATTGTGAAACCGTTTGATGAAGCGCGACTGCAAAAATCATTCCAGCAGTTTCATCTGATGCAAGCTGCTTTTCACAAGAAAACACATTTCTCGCAGCAGGACCTGGATACGCTGTTTTACCGGAAAAATCATTCGACGACGGCGGAAAAGGCACTGCCTAAAGGGATCGATACCTTTACGCTCGAACAGGTCATTCACTTATTTAAGGAGCAAAAGTATACAAAGCTTACGGCGACACAGTTAAGCGAAGTGATCGGGACAAGCCGCTCAACAGCAAGACGGTATTTGGAGTATTTAGTGGAAATGAATATTCTGGAGACGAAACTGCTTTACGGTACTGTCGGTCGTCCGGAACGAAATTATGTCCTCCGTGAAACTTATGAACAAAATTAG
- a CDS encoding peptide-methionine (S)-S-oxide reductase — translation METVYFAGGCLWGVQAFIRTLPGVTFTEAGRANGTTNTLDGDYDGYAECVKTKFDPNVVSMQELMGYFFEIIDPYSVNKQGEDVGEKYRTGVYSDNEAHLIEAKAFITARPDADRIVVEVLPLKNYVRSAEEHQDRLTRCPDDYCHIPEALLMKYK, via the coding sequence ATGGAAACCGTATATTTTGCAGGCGGCTGTTTATGGGGTGTACAGGCATTTATCAGAACATTGCCTGGTGTAACATTTACCGAAGCGGGAAGAGCGAACGGAACGACAAACACTTTGGACGGCGATTATGATGGCTATGCCGAATGTGTCAAAACCAAATTTGATCCGAATGTTGTATCGATGCAGGAACTAATGGGATACTTCTTTGAAATTATCGATCCGTACAGTGTGAACAAACAAGGTGAAGATGTCGGCGAGAAATACCGGACAGGTGTATACAGTGACAACGAAGCACACTTGATTGAAGCAAAAGCATTCATTACAGCAAGACCGGATGCTGACCGGATCGTAGTAGAAGTTCTGCCTCTGAAAAACTATGTAAGAAGTGCGGAAGAGCATCAGGACCGATTAACAAGATGTCCGGATGATTATTGCCATATTCCTGAAGCGTTATTAATGAAATACAAATGA
- a CDS encoding CitMHS family transporter has translation MLSIIGIITILVIVALLISGRVSPIVAMVLPPIVAMFVAGYSFDDLGVFFGDGINSVISVAIMFIFAIIFFGIMQDVGLFEPIINKMVALSKGNVVLVAIVTVIVAVIAQLDGSGASTFLISITALLPLYVRLGMNPYLLLLLVGGSAAIINMIPWGGPLGRVASVLETDVTELWHPLIKIQVIGIVLMLLLAVFMGFREKRLIAKRAQTGQTLNFDLSNSILNVETDESLKRPNRLWANAILTIAVLGVLMSGLLPAGLAFLIGVAIALPLNYRTPKEQMGRIQAHASNALTMASIIIAAGLFLGILNGTGMLTAIANNAVNILPSFLAQYLHIIIGVLGVPFDLLLSTDAYYFALFPVVDQIGLTYGIDSLSTAYAMIIGNIVGTFVSPLAPAVWLALGLSGLEMGKHLKFSFFWMWGLSITLLIIAILLGVVQI, from the coding sequence ATGTTAAGTATTATTGGTATTATTACGATTTTAGTGATCGTCGCGCTGTTAATTAGCGGACGTGTATCACCAATTGTTGCAATGGTTCTACCGCCGATAGTGGCGATGTTTGTTGCAGGCTATTCGTTTGATGACTTGGGAGTATTTTTCGGGGATGGAATTAACTCCGTAATCAGTGTCGCCATCATGTTTATTTTTGCAATTATCTTCTTCGGGATTATGCAGGATGTCGGCTTATTCGAACCAATCATCAATAAAATGGTAGCGCTCTCAAAAGGGAATGTCGTGCTTGTGGCAATCGTTACGGTAATTGTCGCGGTTATTGCACAGCTTGATGGTTCGGGTGCTTCCACATTCTTAATTTCGATTACGGCACTATTGCCGCTATATGTTCGACTTGGGATGAACCCGTATTTACTTTTACTGTTAGTCGGCGGTTCTGCGGCGATCATCAATATGATTCCATGGGGCGGGCCATTAGGGCGTGTCGCTTCCGTTCTTGAAACAGATGTAACAGAGCTATGGCATCCGTTAATTAAAATTCAGGTCATCGGTATTGTGCTGATGCTGTTACTTGCGGTCTTTATGGGCTTCCGTGAAAAACGTCTGATTGCGAAACGGGCGCAAACAGGACAAACGTTAAACTTTGATTTAAGCAATAGTATTTTAAATGTTGAAACAGACGAGTCTTTGAAACGCCCGAACCGCCTTTGGGCAAATGCGATTTTAACAATTGCTGTACTTGGTGTTTTAATGTCCGGACTTTTACCGGCTGGCTTGGCGTTCCTGATCGGTGTCGCAATTGCTTTACCGTTAAACTACCGCACACCGAAAGAGCAGATGGGACGTATTCAGGCACATGCATCGAACGCATTGACGATGGCTTCGATCATTATTGCGGCCGGACTGTTTTTAGGGATTTTAAACGGGACAGGCATGTTAACAGCCATTGCCAATAACGCCGTAAATATTTTACCTAGCTTTTTAGCACAGTACTTACATATTATTATCGGTGTACTCGGTGTACCGTTTGACTTGCTGTTAAGTACGGATGCGTATTACTTCGCGTTGTTCCCGGTTGTTGACCAGATCGGCTTAACATACGGCATCGATTCATTATCGACAGCGTATGCGATGATCATCGGTAACATCGTCGGCACATTCGTATCACCGCTTGCACCTGCAGTATGGCTGGCACTTGGTCTATCAGGACTGGAAATGGGCAAACACTTGAAGTTCTCATTCTTCTGGATGTGGGGATTGAGTATTACACTGCTGATTATTGCGATTTTATTAGGTGTTGTACAAATTTAA
- a CDS encoding NAD(P)-dependent oxidoreductase: MNLLILGGTGRVGSHLVKTALQDDHHVTVLVRTPEKIQNQHNNLTVVQGNVLRKEDIEQAMHGADMLISALNTDGGTTLTDSIPLIIDAMKKEGIKRIITIGTAGILQSRVSPELLRYQSSESKRKLTRAAEEHHKVYELLQQSGLDWTIVCPTYLPDGERLGNYRTERDFLPVEGSQISVPDTADFAYSLLQSGDFIKTRVGIAY; encoded by the coding sequence ATGAATTTATTAATTTTAGGCGGAACTGGCAGGGTTGGAAGTCACTTAGTTAAGACTGCACTTCAGGACGATCATCATGTAACGGTTCTCGTTCGTACACCGGAGAAAATCCAAAACCAGCATAACAATTTAACGGTTGTTCAAGGCAATGTGCTTAGGAAGGAAGATATTGAGCAGGCGATGCATGGAGCGGATATGTTGATAAGTGCACTAAACACCGATGGGGGAACGACTTTAACTGACAGCATTCCGCTAATTATCGATGCGATGAAAAAGGAAGGCATTAAACGAATCATCACTATCGGTACTGCCGGCATCCTGCAAAGCCGCGTCAGCCCGGAACTGCTGCGCTACCAGTCAAGTGAATCGAAGCGGAAACTAACCCGTGCTGCTGAAGAACACCACAAAGTATACGAGTTGCTCCAGCAGTCGGGACTTGATTGGACAATTGTCTGCCCTACCTATTTGCCTGACGGGGAACGGCTCGGGAACTACCGGACAGAGCGAGATTTTCTACCGGTAGAAGGCAGCCAGATTTCAGTCCCGGATACAGCGGACTTTGCCTATAGTTTATTGCAAAGCGGCGACTTTATAAAAACGCGCGTGGGGATCGCTTACTAA
- a CDS encoding ATP-binding protein, with protein MITRLKQSLTTRLLMTISGIVFTICVLFLLLINHYLDESILEEMGEKALTSAYLIAERPDVVAAFSAEDPSSILQPIAEDIRMQTGANFVVIGNDHGIRYTHPNPEKIGLSMVGGDNDSALINKESIVSVTTGSMGESIRGKVPVIVDGNVVGVVSVGFLTKDIQRTIDTAFFGWLQITLLLAVFGIVCAVLLSLYVKDQLLGMQPAQIAKLYSAYHTILEETTDGVILTTLNNEVVISNTRAKELLSPLAEGISLHKLLPEQLFKEEVIRALEIPLQQQEMIITKTPLKLEKQLGYLYILRAKLEYETVINELTLVKQQARMQRAKTHEFANKLHVILGLLKQSHIDEAIAFIRQEQQDSTKQQQALATQPSILLQALLEGKISEAKERGITITIETEDVLIDYNDEEVDALLTALGNVLQNAIDALDQTNIPDKQIKLFIHQYRHELMIEVHDNGPGIGEETASQIFTLGFTTKDGYDRGYGLAISEQALEKVGGSLLIEESDLGGACFLIILQRK; from the coding sequence ATGATAACCCGCCTAAAACAATCACTAACAACCCGTCTTCTAATGACAATCAGCGGTATCGTATTTACGATTTGTGTGCTTTTTTTGTTGTTGATCAATCATTATTTGGATGAATCGATACTTGAGGAGATGGGGGAGAAGGCATTAACGAGTGCGTACTTGATTGCTGAGCGGCCGGATGTCGTTGCAGCATTTTCTGCGGAAGATCCGTCCTCCATTCTTCAGCCGATTGCAGAGGACATCCGAATGCAGACCGGTGCGAATTTCGTTGTCATCGGAAATGACCACGGAATTCGCTACACCCATCCGAACCCTGAAAAGATTGGCTTGTCGATGGTCGGCGGGGATAATGATTCGGCGCTGATTAACAAAGAGTCTATCGTTTCCGTTACAACGGGTTCGATGGGGGAATCGATCCGAGGGAAAGTACCGGTCATCGTTGACGGCAATGTTGTCGGAGTAGTTTCGGTCGGATTTTTAACGAAAGATATACAAAGAACAATTGATACAGCCTTTTTCGGCTGGCTTCAAATCACGCTCCTGCTCGCGGTTTTCGGGATTGTCTGTGCGGTGCTATTATCACTTTATGTAAAGGATCAGCTGCTCGGCATGCAGCCGGCACAAATTGCCAAGCTTTATTCGGCGTATCATACAATCCTTGAGGAAACGACGGATGGGGTCATCTTAACGACATTGAACAATGAAGTGGTGATCTCGAATACACGTGCGAAGGAGCTCCTTTCACCACTGGCAGAAGGTATCTCATTACATAAGCTGCTTCCTGAACAGCTATTTAAAGAAGAGGTCATTCGGGCACTGGAAATTCCGTTGCAGCAGCAGGAGATGATTATTACCAAAACGCCGTTGAAGCTTGAGAAGCAGCTCGGTTATTTATATATTTTGCGGGCTAAGCTTGAATACGAAACGGTCATTAACGAGCTGACACTGGTGAAGCAGCAGGCGCGGATGCAGCGGGCTAAAACACATGAATTTGCGAATAAGCTGCACGTGATTCTAGGCTTGTTAAAGCAATCTCATATTGATGAGGCGATTGCATTTATCAGGCAGGAGCAGCAGGATTCAACGAAACAGCAGCAGGCACTTGCAACACAGCCTTCAATATTGCTGCAGGCGTTACTCGAAGGGAAAATATCGGAAGCAAAAGAGCGCGGCATTACGATTACAATCGAAACAGAGGACGTTTTAATCGATTATAATGATGAAGAAGTGGATGCATTATTGACCGCTTTAGGAAATGTCCTGCAAAATGCGATCGATGCATTGGATCAAACAAATATACCGGACAAGCAAATTAAGCTGTTTATTCATCAATATCGCCATGAGCTGATGATTGAAGTACATGATAATGGACCGGGAATTGGTGAAGAAACGGCCAGTCAGATTTTTACACTCGGGTTTACGACAAAGGACGGCTATGATCGGGGTTACGGCCTGGCAATCAGTGAACAGGCACTTGAAAAAGTCGGCGGTTCCCTGTTGATAGAAGAAAGCGATTTAGGCGGGGCCTGCTTTTTAATCATTTTACAAAGGAAGTGA
- a CDS encoding 5-methyltetrahydropteroyltriglutamate--homocysteine S-methyltransferase, whose translation MTKTLVKAPFRADHVGSLLRPERIHKARKDFQGGNISEQELHAIETEEIKKIVDKQIEVGLQAVTDGEFRRRFWHTDFLEHLNGVEGYVPDSGFAFKGEETERYDVRVIGKISFNPDHPHIKDFIEFKEIVGDRAVAKQTIPSPNQLFNAGIRNLDIYPDLEEYSKDIISTYRDAIKAFYDAGCRYLQLDDVYIAGLNAPEIPFNDSGYSREELIDLALRVTNGVLEDKPEDLIITTHLCRGNYRSKWAFEGSYAKIAPTLFAKEKVNGFFLEYDDDRSGDFGPLEYIPNGGPQVVLGVFTSKHGELEVKENIKARIEEATKFVPLEQLCISPQCGFASTHHGNILTEDEQWAKLKYIVDISKEIWG comes from the coding sequence ATGACGAAAACATTAGTAAAAGCACCATTTAGAGCGGATCATGTTGGTAGTTTATTAAGACCGGAGCGAATCCACAAAGCAAGAAAGGATTTCCAGGGAGGCAATATTTCGGAACAGGAACTGCATGCCATCGAAACAGAGGAAATTAAGAAAATTGTTGATAAGCAGATTGAAGTAGGCCTTCAAGCTGTAACGGACGGAGAATTTCGCCGCAGATTTTGGCATACAGATTTCCTTGAACATTTAAATGGAGTAGAGGGGTATGTTCCGGATTCAGGGTTCGCATTCAAAGGCGAAGAAACCGAAAGATATGATGTGCGGGTAATCGGTAAAATTTCGTTTAACCCGGATCACCCCCATATTAAAGATTTTATCGAATTTAAGGAAATAGTAGGAGACCGAGCTGTTGCCAAACAGACCATTCCAAGCCCAAACCAGCTATTTAATGCGGGTATTCGCAATCTGGATATTTATCCGGATCTTGAAGAATACTCAAAGGATATTATCAGCACATACCGTGATGCCATTAAAGCCTTTTATGATGCAGGCTGCCGTTATTTGCAGCTCGATGATGTGTACATTGCCGGACTGAATGCTCCGGAAATTCCATTCAATGATAGCGGGTATTCTCGTGAAGAGTTAATCGATTTAGCTCTTCGTGTTACAAATGGAGTGTTGGAGGATAAGCCGGAAGATTTAATCATCACGACTCATCTTTGCCGCGGCAACTATCGCTCAAAATGGGCGTTCGAGGGAAGCTATGCTAAAATTGCGCCTACATTATTTGCGAAAGAAAAAGTAAATGGATTTTTCCTGGAATATGATGATGATCGTTCCGGTGATTTCGGACCGTTGGAATACATTCCAAATGGCGGACCACAAGTAGTGCTGGGCGTATTCACTTCCAAACATGGTGAATTAGAAGTGAAGGAAAATATTAAAGCTCGTATTGAAGAGGCAACAAAATTTGTGCCGTTGGAGCAATTATGTATTAGTCCACAATGTGGATTCGCCTCAACGCATCACGGAAATATTCTGACTGAAGATGAACAATGGGCAAAACTGAAGTATATTGTCGATATTTCAAAAGAGATTTGGGGATAA
- a CDS encoding phosphoglycerate mutase, which produces MGEIDISKEAIEKDLALIKTCLRLINQAVILRERSGETFTPSENEELHRLISKIDKDLNELKVNINYDTR; this is translated from the coding sequence ATGGGCGAAATAGACATAAGTAAAGAGGCGATCGAAAAGGATTTGGCGTTGATTAAAACGTGTTTAAGACTCATTAACCAAGCGGTGATTTTAAGGGAACGCAGTGGCGAAACCTTTACCCCTTCTGAAAATGAAGAATTACATAGATTAATTTCTAAAATTGATAAGGACTTAAATGAACTTAAAGTGAACATAAATTATGATACAAGGTAA